A genomic segment from Phragmites australis chromosome 6, lpPhrAust1.1, whole genome shotgun sequence encodes:
- the LOC133920854 gene encoding 4-hydroxybenzoate polyprenyltransferase, mitochondrial-like, with protein MAPPSLLRAAAAELRRRGHRAPLPLPSLSSLLSPPPQAPTSSCPYPNPDAHCRHLITLRRCPLPASASDLFYSRVLLPTNFSPVSPFSTSSSSSESADKASPPPLTWVDKWLPEAARPYAMLARLDKPIGTWLLAWPCIWSITIAAMPGELPDLKMLALFGCGAVLLRGAGCTVNDLLDRDIDNKVERTKSRPFASGVLTPSQGVCFLGFQLLLGLGILLQLNNYSRILGASSLLLVFSYPLMKRFTFWPQAYLGLTFNWGALLGWAAIKGSLDPAIILPLYSAGICWTLVYDTIYAHQDKEDDLKVGVKSTALRFGDLTKYWISGFGVACIGSLALSGYNADLGWPYYPFLTAAGAQLVWQISTVELSNRSDCNRKFVSNKWFGALVFSGILFGRLVSF; from the exons ATGGCGCCGCCCTCTCTGCTCCGCGCCGCcgcagccgagctccgccgcCGAGGCCATCGCGCACCTCTCCCCCTCCcgtccctctcctccctcctctctccgcCTCCCCAGGCCCCAACCTCCAGCTGCCCCTATCCCAACCCTGATGCCCACTGCCGCCACCTCATCACCCTCCGCCGGTGCCCGCTCCCAGCCTCCGCCTCCGACCTCTTTTACAGCAGGGTTCTACTCCCGACCAACTTCTCGCCCGTCTCACCCTTCTCgacctcatcatcctcttccgAATCCGCGGACAAGGCTTCGCCGCCACCACTAACGTGGGTGGACAAGTGGCTTCCGGAGGCGGCGCGGCCGTACGCGATGCTCGCCCGCCTCGACAAGCCCATCGGGACGTGGCTCCTCGCTTGGCCCTGCATATG GTCGATCACAATAGCAGCAATGCCAGGGGAGCTGCCTGACCTGAAAATGCTTGCACTTTTCGGATGTGGAGCTGTCCTCCTCAGGGGGGCTGGTTGCACAGTGAATGATCTTCTTGATCGCGACATTGATAACAAG GTCGAGCGCACCAAAAGCAGGCCATTCGCATCAGGTGTTCTTACTCCTTCACAAGGAGTGTGCTTCCTCGGATTTCAGCTTCTATTGGGACTGGGCATTCTTCTCCAACTAAATAACTATAG CCGTATTCTGGGTGCATCTTCACTTCTTCTGGTCTTTTCTTATCCCCTGATGAAGAGATTCACATTTTGG CCTCAGGCATATCTTGGCCTGACATTCAACTGGGGAGCTTTATTAGGATGGGCTGCTATTAAAGGAAGCTTAGATCCTGCCATCATCCTTCCGTTGTATTCTGCTGGTATATGTTGGACACTGGTATATGATACCATATATGCACATCAG GACAAAGAAGATGACCTTAAAGTAGGAGTTAAGTCCACAGCATTAAGATTTGGAGATTTGACCAAGTACTGGATTAGTGGCTTTGGTGTCGCATGCATTGGCAGCTTAGCACTCAGTGGCTACAATGCTGATCTTG GATGGCCCTACTATCCTTTTCTGACAGCTGCGGGTGCACAGTTAGTGTGGCAGATTTCCACTGTGGAACTATCTAACCGCTCAGATTGCAACAGGAA GTTTGTGTCCAATAAGTGGTTTGGAGCTTTGGTATTTAGTGGAATTTTATTTGGTCGTCTTGTATCATTTTAG
- the LOC133920859 gene encoding uncharacterized protein LOC133920859, translated as MVWMQYTATRSQRAATACLFLTGAALIAAAARLSYANIEPQQAKAAERRRVLQAFIRRKVGSDSSDSDSPQDPPKP; from the coding sequence ATGGTTTGGATGCAGTACACGGCGACCCGCTCGCagcgcgccgccaccgcctgcctcttcctcaccggCGCCGCcctcatcgccgccgccgcccgcctctCCTACGCCAACATCGAGCCCCAGCAAGCCAAGGCCGCCGAGCGCCGACGCGTCCTCCAGGCCTTCATCCGCCGCAAGGTGGGATCGGATTCCTCAGACTCCGACTCCCCACAGGATCCACCCAAGCCCTAG